A single Dreissena polymorpha isolate Duluth1 chromosome 14, UMN_Dpol_1.0, whole genome shotgun sequence DNA region contains:
- the LOC127858634 gene encoding D(1A) dopamine receptor-like, protein MTSEAELLAELNSNFKSAVLPVTIFVGIEVAVGFVGNLFVLYVFLFRYHACNFRYFVLCLAFLDFISTLTTMPGEIITQQNWYAYPFPVLCKVKSFFNVYTVTGEAVCLCIIAIDRYLKVCKPFGWQIHPRPALFLCGCILVVAVAMAIPVSFLWGVSSHIETYKNMSVNVIVCEKDKKYVNSDAPFIYVTTIEVIISICLLVMFSLYIFVAKKLILGKSRFQRRTGSQRATCSSDQCSSAEKALSSDRTRSEDGYCSTSDDLTTNDLDGKINVEQPSNNSTKSNDLCNEVVIEIEDVSVVTTNRGNPGKIGENASTTIEVAIVLQREDYVNRVRQKTLIMLILTTVFIITAILYLTLLAFISRSDDILRHMDDHGKSAYFFFFRLVFINHVINPIVYGCLDEQFKKVLSDIKQYVATQFKSRTTL, encoded by the coding sequence ATGACATCGGAGGCTGAACTTCTTGCAGAGCTTAACAGCAACTTTAAGTCGGCGGTGTTACCGGTTACTATATTCGTCGGCATTGAGGTCGCTGTCGGCTTCGTCGGGAACCTCTTCGTGTTGTACGTGTTCCTTTTCCGGTACCATGCCTGCAACTTCCGGTACTTCGTACTATGTTTGGCGTTCCTTGACTTCATCAGCACCCTTACAACGATGCCAGGCGAGATCATTACGCAACAAAACTGGTACGCGTACCCATTTCCGGTTTTATGCAAAGTAAAATCATTTTTTAACGTCTACACCGTAACTGGCGAAGCGGTTTGCCTGTGCATAATAGCCATAGACCGCTACTTAAAGGTTTGCAAGCCGTTCGGTTGGCAGATTCATCCGAGACCAGCTTTGTTCTTATGTGGATGCATCCTCGTCGTAGCTGTCGCCATGGCAATTCCAGTCTCCTTTCTATGGGGAGTGAGTTCGCATATAGAGACTTACAAAAACATGTCAGTCAACGTCATCGTATGCGAGAAGGATAAAAAATACGTGAACTCCGATGCTCCGTTTATTTATGTTACAACAATTGAAGTTATTATCTCCATTTGCCTTTTGGTTATGTTTTCCCTGTACATATTTGTGGCCAAGAAATTAATACTCGGTAAAAGTAGATTCCAACGGCGGACAGGGTCACAGAGGGCGACCTGCTCGAGTGACCAATGCTCCAGTGCGGAAAAAGCGTTAAGTTCGGACAGAACTCGGTCCGAAGACGGGTATTGTTCGACGTCAGATGACCTGACAACGAATGACCTGGACGGAAAAATCAACGTGGAGCAGCCGTCAAATAATAGTACCAAAAGTAATGACTTATGTAATGAAGTTGTCATTGAGATTGAAGACGTAAGTGTCGTTACAACTAACAGGGGAAATCCGGGAAAAATCGGCGAAAATGCCTCAACGACAATTGAAGTTGCGATCGTCCTCCAGAGAGAAGACTACGTGAACAGGGTACGCCAAAAGACGCTGATTATGTTAATCCTGACCACAGTTTTTATTATTACCGCAATTTTGTACCTAACGTTACTGGCTTTCATCTCGAGATCAGACGACATCTTGCGGCACATGGACGATCATGGAAAGTCGGCGTATTTCTTCTTTTTCCGATTGGTGTTCATCAATCACGTGATCAACCCGATTGTCTACGGATGTCTTGATGAACAGTTTAAGAAAGTGCTGTCGGATATCAAACAGTATGTGGCCACACAGTTCAAAAGCAGGACGACACTctaa